The window GGCTGGCAGGTCGAACTGCCCGAAACCTGGCTTGCGCACGGCAATAACTGGGAGTTCGAACGGCGCGAGGCGAGCTATGAAATCGGCTTCGGCGGTGTCGTCGAACTCGCCGCCGCAGACGGATCGGGCGATCATGCCCGACACTGGAAGCCGCACGATCGCTTCATCGCCACCGCATATGACACGCCGGTCGTCGGCTGGCGCGGCGAGCGGGTCAACACGCTGCGGCTGTGGACCGCGCAGCCGATCGACCCGATCCTGCTCGATGCCTTCAACGCCGGCGATCACATCGGCGCGCTCAGGGAAAGCAACCAGGCCGAGGCGCTCACGCGCGTCCTCTATCCCGCCGACGCGACCCCGGCAGGCCAGGAGCTCCGGCTGCGGCAGGAATATTTCTTCTCCTCCGCCTCGCTGCAGGACATCACCCGCCGTCACCTCCAATATTTCGGCGATCTGCGCACCTTGCCCGACAAGGCAGCGATCCAGCTCAACGACACCCACCCCGCCGTGGCCGTCGCCGAACTGATGCGGATCCTGATCGATCATCACGATCTGGGCTTCGACGAGGCGTGGGACGTCACCCGCCGCACCTTCAGCTACACCAACCACACCCTGCTGCCCGAGGCGCTCGAAAGCTGGCCTGTGCCGCTGTTCGAACGGCTGCTGCCACGGCACATGCAACTGGTCTATGCGATCAACGCCAAGCTGCTGATCGAGGCGCGTAAGGATCGCGGCTTCGACGACGGCGCGATCAGCGCGATCAGCCTGATCGATGAGGGTGGCGACCGGCGCGTGCGGATGGGCAATCTCGCCTTCGCCGGATCGCACAGCGTCAACGGCGTCTCGGCGCTCCATACCGAGTTGATGAAGGAGACGGTGTTCGCCGATCTCCACAAACTCTATCCCGACCGGATCAACAACAAGACCAACGGCATCACGCCGCGCCGCTGGCTGATGCAGTGCAATCCGGGGCTGACCAGCCTGTTGCGCGAGGCGATCGGCGATGCCTTCCTCGACGATGCCGAGGCGCTGCAGGCGCTCAAGCCCTTCGCCGAAGACAGCGCATTTCAGGAGAAGTTCGCGGCGGTGAAGCGCGCGAACAAGGTTGTCCTGTCGAACCTGCTGCGCGATCGCATGGGGCTGAAGATCGATCCCGACGCCCTGTTCGACACCCAGATCAAGCGCATCCACGAATATAAGCGCCAATTGCTCAACATCGTCGAGGCGGTCGCGCTCTACGATCAGATCCGCAGCCATCCCGAACGCGACTGGGTGCCGCGCGTGAAGCTGTTCGGCGGCAAGGCGGCGCCGAGCTATCACAATGCCAAGCTGATCATAAAGCTCGCCAACGACGTCGCGCGCGTGATCAACCATGATCCGGCAGTTCAGGGCATGCTCAAGGTCGCCTTCGTGCCCAATTACAACGTCTCGCTGGCCGAGATCATGATGCCGGCGGCCGACCTGTCCGAACAGATATCGACCGCGGGCATGGAGGCGTCAGGCACCGGCAACATGAAGTTCGCGCTCAACGGCGCGCTGACGATCGGCACGCTCGACGGCGCCAATGTCGAAATGCGCGACCATGTGGGTGCGGAGAATATCAAGATTTTCGGCCTGACCGCCGCCCAGGTTTCCGAATGGCGCAGCGGCGGATATCAGCCGCGCAAGGTGATCGAGGCGTCGCGCGAATTGTCGCAGGCGCTGTCCGCGATCCAGAGCGGGGTCTTCTCCCCCGACGATCGCGATCGGTATCGCGATCTGATTCAGGGGCTGTACGACCATGACTGGTTCATGGTCGCGGCCGACTTCGACGCATACCACGCCGCGCAGCGCGAGTTGGACACGCTCTGGGGCGATCAGCCGCAGTGGCGCGCGCAGGCCATTCGAAATGTGGCAGGCATGGGGTGGTTCTCATCCGATCGCACAATCCGCCAATATGCCTCTGAAATCTGGAAAGTTCTCTGACCAGCCTTTCGCCTTCCGACATTGCTGCGATCGTCGAGGGGCGCCACGGAAACCCCTTTGCGGTGCTGGGCGTCCATGCTGGCGACAAGGGCCTGATCGCCCGCGCCTTCATCCCCGGTGCGGAGAGCGTCGAGACGCTGACATTCGGGGGGAAATCGATCGGCATGCTCAGCCGGATCGACGATGCGGGCCTGTTCGAAGGCAAGATCAGCATCCGCAAGGCGCGGCCGCTGCGCTATCGGTGCGCGAATGCGCAGGCCGAATGGCTGTCGGGCGATCCGTATAGCTTCGGCCCGGTCCTCGGCCCGATGGACGATTATTATATCGGCGAGGGATCGCACCTTCGCCTGTTCGACAAGCTGGGCGCGCACAAGATCGTCCATGAAGGCGTCCACGGCGTCCATTTCGCCGTCTGGGCGCCCAATGCCCGGCGCGTGTCGGTGGTCGGATCGTTCAACCACTGGAACGGCGCCCGCCACGCGATGCGCCTGCGCCGCGACACGGGCATCTGGGAAATCTTCATCCCCGACATTGGCGAGGACGAGCCGTACAAGTTCGAAATCGTCGCGAAGGACCGCAAGACGCTGCCACTCAAGGCCGACCCTTTCGGCCAGCGCGCCGAACTGCGCCCCGCCAACGCCTCGATCACGACGGCCCCGCTGGCGCACGACTGGGGCGACCAGGCGCATCGCGCCTTCTGGCAACAGGCCGACATCCGCCGCCAGCCCTTATCGATCTACGAGGTCCATGCCGGATCGTGGCAACGCGGGCCGAACGGCGACTTCCTGTCGTGGGACGAACTGGCCGATCGACTGATTCCCTACGTCGTCGACATGGGCTTTACCCATATCGAGCTGCTGCCGATCAGCGAGCATCCCTATGATCCGAGCTGGGGCTATCA is drawn from Sphingomonas crocodyli and contains these coding sequences:
- a CDS encoding glycogen/starch/alpha-glucan phosphorylase, translated to MNLTTAASLPKPAPRASDPATLAGEIIERLTYRIGKNAAAAKAHDWLAASILVVRDRIIDSWIASTQETYEAGAKRVYYLSLEFLIGRLMRDAVSNLGLMEAMREALSSLGVDIDLIRELEPDAALGNGGLGRLAACFMESMATVDVPAYGYGIRYVNGMFRQEISDGWQVELPETWLAHGNNWEFERREASYEIGFGGVVELAAADGSGDHARHWKPHDRFIATAYDTPVVGWRGERVNTLRLWTAQPIDPILLDAFNAGDHIGALRESNQAEALTRVLYPADATPAGQELRLRQEYFFSSASLQDITRRHLQYFGDLRTLPDKAAIQLNDTHPAVAVAELMRILIDHHDLGFDEAWDVTRRTFSYTNHTLLPEALESWPVPLFERLLPRHMQLVYAINAKLLIEARKDRGFDDGAISAISLIDEGGDRRVRMGNLAFAGSHSVNGVSALHTELMKETVFADLHKLYPDRINNKTNGITPRRWLMQCNPGLTSLLREAIGDAFLDDAEALQALKPFAEDSAFQEKFAAVKRANKVVLSNLLRDRMGLKIDPDALFDTQIKRIHEYKRQLLNIVEAVALYDQIRSHPERDWVPRVKLFGGKAAPSYHNAKLIIKLANDVARVINHDPAVQGMLKVAFVPNYNVSLAEIMMPAADLSEQISTAGMEASGTGNMKFALNGALTIGTLDGANVEMRDHVGAENIKIFGLTAAQVSEWRSGGYQPRKVIEASRELSQALSAIQSGVFSPDDRDRYRDLIQGLYDHDWFMVAADFDAYHAAQRELDTLWGDQPQWRAQAIRNVAGMGWFSSDRTIRQYASEIWKVL